A part of Sinorhizobium chiapasense genomic DNA contains:
- a CDS encoding phasin gives MATKKTDDAFSLSSFDPAKFADSFREFAEKGATQSKEAYAKMKTAAEEATKAVEATLENAQTGTVELGLKAIDALRTNAENSLSHMESLLGVKSLSELVELQTAFIRKQAELAVEQAKTMQDATKKVAENVAKPGKDAAEKAMSNLKKA, from the coding sequence ATGGCTACCAAGAAGACCGACGATGCATTTTCCCTTTCCTCCTTCGACCCGGCCAAGTTTGCCGACAGCTTCCGCGAATTCGCCGAAAAGGGCGCCACGCAGTCGAAGGAAGCTTATGCCAAGATGAAGACCGCTGCCGAAGAAGCGACCAAGGCCGTGGAAGCGACGCTTGAAAACGCTCAGACCGGCACCGTCGAACTCGGTCTCAAGGCCATCGATGCGCTGCGCACCAATGCCGAAAATTCCCTTTCGCACATGGAATCGCTGCTCGGCGTGAAGTCGCTTTCGGAACTGGTCGAACTCCAGACCGCCTTCATCCGTAAGCAGGCCGAACTTGCCGTCGAGCAGGCGAAGACCATGCAGGACGCGACGAAGAAGGTCGCCGAAAACGTTGCCAAGCCGGGCAAGGACGCCGCTGAAAAGGCGATGTCGAACCTCAAGAAGGCCTGA
- a CDS encoding NACHT domain-containing protein, translating to MNISTPLFLPSSDTYIDLCRTLRDIHLAGDLTDDVDLLRMKDRGVGHTWENLVNEKRVVVLAEAGAGKTWEIRELARKLRDEGREAFFIRLELIPHNFDISFEEGMYARFQAWLSGQDEGWLLLDSVDESRLRDPGDFEIAVRRLSSVLGPAKVRSHIVLTSRVGAWRPKTDLSLCSTHLPHPSPAAVAVGTGSVSPEPDIDLDSDDDLDGYNELFDDVVPTKQASPADQNATAGFRILSLEDLDTSQVRLFLTARDVEDADAFIREVDRRDAQAFTARPQDLDEVVDFWRANGRIGSHLEMMRASLSRRLAEHDQRRADVQGLSEERARAGARSLAAAATLTGVPVIRVPDGNSSSGGIPASAILRDWGAAEITALLQLPVFDGAIYGTVRFHHRSVREYLAAEWFADLLGRAPSRLGLEQLFFRKQYGIEILTPILRPVLPWLVLLDEGICVKVLNVCPDAALEGGDPSQLPVNDRRKILAAVCEQLASGTGSRSGPDFEAVQRFASDDIADDVRSLLNQYRDHEEVAPFLLRMVWIGRLRVVIPEVLQFATNPTPSGYRRLTALRALNAIGLEEEIAHVREALLVEGQIDRKLLSELVSELPSTRPAVTWLLAAVEATAPKVKFHTDDLTRQLTLFVKRSAPGECRDLVIGFERLLSRPPFVERIYNEVSQTFEWLLTPAAAAVRQLAESRDPASLSTPSLSVIRRVSGAIAFQSDEVRDGAYKLDALVVAWPDLNRAQFWYDVGQMRGAMANRSRGQLIDWWLAKNVGAPWIFGVDDFDFAIDAMSSRDLMDDRLVGLSLAFEIYASNGRPRRWLTMMKRAAAVQPELAARLSTFLHPPHNPEAARYRANERQRVRRLERRRAEEADNEQRARDYLQANVGQIRADLYADPTLVPRSRAVRYLFDKTQESNRESGYWSDGNWRSLIESFGGDVAVFFKDMALGHWRNNTPILCSEGAPAHETPFVIILGLAGLAIEAVESPENFVRLSPPEVETACRHALWELNGFPTWLSIVYRHNIHAVTALFLNEIRYELTLLPSGDRSNDVLRRVSSSGEWAWDTLAPPLAELIAEAEPADARALGKILKILRGSSLSDGQLAHMARLRCIELRGGTHPALWFAMWIGLEGSVAVEALSSHLSELGEEAATNLAMEIAVNLFGSRFDHDPVARDGVREPSTMRKLHEVFSKYIRRADDINRANSGVYSPGLRDNAQDARDSILNSLEETPGKDAFLAIREIVRSQPDRPWLQRLVIEKAERAGDIERFTAEEIPPLAENFERLPRSPRQLGDTAVLRLGQLKERVEVKGDIGVEALDIDDVSGVTALLEAHLRGRALGTYSLLSTTDDRRGATISLHGVGYNGCQPAIALLPNLVNGKKTDLASSISVLADNSSSRTGVVAVFNLAKSKGWHWPWLARPDISKAVSTIKAEWEKLEPGLENLDDVGIVGIDLTKVALPENRKRDALDRMLDFLRWYTGTTLMKIGAAIVASGLGTITGVLQFVIEWAVAYFWEIKLDIPEQASWIGWALLAIGLAVAFYGHHQRPTR from the coding sequence ATGAACATTTCAACGCCGCTATTTCTGCCATCGTCCGATACGTACATCGATCTCTGTAGGACCCTGAGGGATATTCACCTCGCAGGTGATCTCACCGATGATGTCGATCTGCTGCGGATGAAGGACCGCGGGGTAGGGCACACGTGGGAAAACCTCGTAAATGAGAAGCGCGTCGTCGTCCTTGCCGAAGCCGGGGCGGGCAAAACCTGGGAAATAAGGGAATTAGCGCGGAAGCTCAGAGACGAGGGCCGGGAAGCATTTTTTATCAGGCTCGAACTTATACCGCACAATTTCGATATCTCTTTCGAGGAAGGGATGTACGCACGCTTTCAGGCGTGGCTCAGTGGACAAGACGAGGGTTGGCTGCTTTTGGATTCGGTTGACGAGTCTCGGCTACGCGACCCCGGGGACTTCGAAATTGCTGTCCGCAGGCTGTCGAGCGTCCTCGGCCCCGCGAAAGTTCGCTCGCACATCGTGCTTACGAGCCGGGTCGGCGCGTGGCGCCCCAAGACCGATCTTTCACTTTGCAGTACGCACCTGCCGCATCCATCGCCCGCGGCGGTCGCTGTGGGTACGGGTTCCGTTAGCCCCGAACCGGACATCGACCTGGATTCCGACGATGATCTGGACGGCTACAACGAGCTCTTCGATGATGTTGTCCCGACAAAACAGGCCAGCCCCGCCGATCAGAACGCTACTGCGGGCTTTCGTATTCTCAGCCTTGAGGACCTCGACACGTCCCAAGTTAGGCTCTTCCTTACGGCGCGTGATGTCGAAGATGCGGATGCCTTCATCAGGGAGGTCGATCGTCGCGACGCGCAAGCCTTCACGGCGAGGCCGCAGGATCTCGACGAGGTAGTCGACTTCTGGCGCGCGAACGGCCGCATCGGTTCTCATCTGGAAATGATGAGAGCCTCGCTTTCGCGAAGGCTTGCCGAACACGACCAGCGGCGGGCGGATGTCCAAGGCCTTAGCGAGGAACGCGCGCGGGCCGGGGCCCGCTCACTGGCCGCAGCGGCGACACTCACCGGAGTCCCGGTGATCCGGGTCCCTGACGGCAACAGCAGCAGCGGCGGTATTCCGGCGTCGGCTATCCTGCGAGACTGGGGCGCGGCGGAAATCACGGCCTTGCTGCAGCTTCCCGTTTTCGACGGGGCGATCTACGGGACGGTCCGGTTTCATCATCGTTCGGTGCGAGAATACCTTGCCGCTGAATGGTTCGCTGACCTTCTGGGGAGAGCTCCGTCCAGACTTGGATTGGAGCAACTGTTCTTCCGTAAACAGTACGGTATCGAAATCCTGACCCCGATCCTTCGTCCGGTCTTGCCGTGGCTGGTGCTCCTCGACGAAGGCATCTGCGTGAAGGTACTCAACGTGTGCCCCGACGCGGCTTTGGAAGGGGGAGATCCGAGCCAGTTACCCGTGAACGACCGCAGGAAGATCCTGGCTGCGGTATGCGAGCAGCTTGCCTCCGGGACAGGATCACGCTCCGGCCCCGATTTCGAAGCGGTCCAACGTTTCGCTAGCGACGACATCGCCGACGATGTTCGCTCCCTTCTGAACCAGTATCGAGATCACGAGGAAGTTGCTCCGTTTCTTCTGAGGATGGTCTGGATTGGACGTCTGCGGGTGGTCATTCCGGAAGTTTTGCAATTCGCGACTAACCCGACACCGTCGGGCTATCGGCGGTTGACAGCTCTTCGGGCGCTTAACGCGATCGGGCTCGAGGAAGAGATTGCTCACGTCCGCGAGGCGCTTCTCGTGGAAGGCCAGATCGATCGCAAGCTGCTTTCTGAGTTGGTATCGGAACTTCCGTCCACGAGGCCGGCGGTCACCTGGCTACTGGCCGCAGTCGAAGCGACCGCGCCGAAGGTCAAATTTCACACTGATGATCTGACACGACAACTGACCTTGTTCGTGAAGCGCAGCGCACCCGGAGAATGCCGCGATTTAGTCATCGGGTTTGAGCGGCTTTTGAGCCGGCCGCCCTTTGTGGAGCGGATCTACAACGAAGTATCTCAAACGTTCGAGTGGCTTTTGACGCCCGCTGCCGCTGCCGTGCGGCAGTTGGCGGAGAGCCGTGATCCGGCATCGCTTTCAACGCCCAGCTTATCCGTGATTCGCCGTGTTAGCGGAGCCATTGCCTTCCAAAGCGACGAAGTACGCGACGGGGCGTACAAGCTCGACGCTCTCGTTGTCGCGTGGCCGGATCTAAACCGCGCCCAGTTCTGGTACGATGTCGGACAGATGCGCGGGGCTATGGCGAACAGAAGTCGCGGGCAGTTGATTGACTGGTGGCTAGCAAAAAATGTCGGAGCTCCGTGGATATTCGGCGTAGACGACTTCGACTTTGCCATCGACGCGATGAGTTCGAGAGATCTAATGGATGATCGTCTCGTCGGTCTTTCGCTTGCGTTCGAGATATACGCCTCGAACGGTCGGCCGAGGCGGTGGCTCACCATGATGAAGCGAGCCGCGGCAGTTCAACCGGAACTCGCTGCGCGGCTCAGCACCTTCTTGCATCCACCCCACAACCCGGAGGCGGCCAGGTACCGGGCGAACGAGCGCCAACGGGTCCGCAGGCTCGAAAGGCGAAGGGCGGAGGAGGCGGACAACGAGCAACGCGCGAGGGATTACCTTCAGGCAAACGTCGGCCAGATACGAGCAGATTTGTATGCCGACCCGACACTTGTACCGCGATCTCGCGCTGTTCGATATCTCTTCGACAAGACGCAAGAGTCTAACCGGGAAAGCGGATATTGGTCCGACGGCAACTGGCGCTCGCTCATAGAGTCTTTCGGCGGCGATGTTGCAGTGTTCTTCAAGGATATGGCCCTTGGTCACTGGAGAAACAACACGCCGATACTGTGCTCGGAGGGCGCACCCGCCCACGAAACTCCCTTCGTCATCATCCTCGGCCTTGCAGGTCTTGCGATTGAAGCCGTGGAATCGCCGGAGAACTTCGTGCGTTTATCTCCCCCGGAGGTCGAAACCGCATGTCGACACGCACTATGGGAACTAAACGGCTTTCCGACCTGGCTGTCGATAGTTTATCGACACAACATCCACGCGGTAACAGCGCTTTTTCTGAATGAGATCCGGTACGAACTCACGCTGCTGCCTTCCGGCGATAGGAGTAACGATGTACTGCGAAGAGTGAGTTCTTCCGGCGAATGGGCATGGGACACCCTCGCACCACCGCTGGCCGAGTTGATCGCGGAAGCCGAACCGGCAGACGCTCGTGCGCTCGGAAAGATCCTCAAGATTCTTAGAGGATCCTCGTTGTCCGACGGCCAACTGGCTCACATGGCGAGATTACGGTGCATCGAACTGCGGGGAGGGACTCACCCGGCCTTGTGGTTCGCTATGTGGATCGGCCTTGAGGGGAGTGTCGCTGTCGAAGCACTTTCGTCGCACCTTTCGGAACTAGGTGAGGAAGCGGCCACGAATCTGGCGATGGAAATCGCGGTCAACTTGTTCGGAAGTCGTTTCGATCACGATCCGGTTGCTAGAGACGGCGTTCGCGAGCCGTCCACTATGCGAAAGCTGCACGAGGTTTTCTCCAAGTACATACGACGAGCCGATGACATAAACCGCGCGAATTCTGGCGTCTACAGCCCCGGGCTCAGGGATAACGCGCAGGATGCAAGAGACAGCATTCTCAACTCTCTTGAAGAGACGCCCGGAAAAGACGCCTTCCTCGCAATCCGGGAGATCGTGCGGAGCCAGCCGGATCGACCCTGGTTACAACGGCTAGTGATAGAGAAAGCCGAGAGGGCAGGCGACATCGAGCGCTTCACCGCCGAAGAAATCCCGCCGCTGGCGGAGAACTTCGAACGGCTTCCGCGAAGCCCGCGGCAACTCGGAGATACCGCGGTTCTCCGGCTGGGACAGCTCAAGGAGAGAGTAGAGGTCAAGGGAGATATTGGCGTCGAAGCTTTAGACATTGACGATGTATCGGGTGTGACCGCGTTGCTGGAAGCGCACCTACGTGGTCGTGCCCTGGGTACATATTCTCTGCTTTCGACCACTGATGACCGGCGTGGGGCAACCATTTCGCTGCACGGCGTAGGGTATAACGGCTGCCAGCCCGCCATCGCTTTGCTTCCAAACCTCGTCAACGGAAAGAAAACCGATTTAGCGTCGTCGATTTCCGTTCTCGCGGACAACAGTTCCTCGCGCACGGGGGTCGTCGCCGTTTTCAACCTCGCGAAATCAAAAGGCTGGCATTGGCCGTGGTTGGCGCGACCAGACATTTCGAAGGCCGTTTCCACCATTAAAGCCGAGTGGGAAAAGCTCGAACCGGGGCTGGAGAACCTGGACGATGTCGGGATCGTCGGCATCGACCTGACAAAAGTGGCGCTCCCGGAGAACCGCAAGCGCGATGCGCTCGACCGGATGCTGGACTTCCTGAGGTGGTACACCGGCACGACTCTCATGAAGATCGGCGCAGCAATCGTGGCGTCGGGCCTTGGGACAATCACAGGGGTGCTGCAGTTCGTCATAGAGTGGGCCGTGGCTTATTTCTGGGAGATAAAGCTCGATATACCCGAGCAGGCGTCTTGGATCGGCTGGGCACTTCTGGCTATTGGCCTTGCCGTCGCGTTCTACGGTCACCATCAGCGTCCCACCCGCTGA
- a CDS encoding ABC transporter permease has protein sequence MQSTSKSLRRRYARSGTGLGHPLLAIWAVLASAIVLMPMLAIGWLAVSGGSADWPHLIENVIPRATGRTLLLVALTGAATAFIGILTAWLVASCEFPLRRFLSAALVLPLAIPAYLAAYAFGELLTFTGPVQGLIRLIFGFQTSRDYWFPDVRSLGGAVLVLSSVLYPYIYLACRSMFLMQGRAAADVARTLGAGPLKVFFRIQIPMARPAIMIGLTLVAMETLNDIGAVEFLGVQTLTFSIFDTWLNRGSLAGAAQIACIMLLFVVALMMVERAARRRQRFSSQKTTAAVHDLARLTLSGWKKWAATIACLLPVLSGFGVPFFILGNYALNRMDQFLAPRLLNALLHSILVSALTALVAVLLGFVLAYAARTGRSRTTEAAGRLASFGYGVPGTVLAIGVLFPLAALDNAVDAQMRDTFGISTGLLMSGTGFAIVYACTVRFLTMAEGTLEAGFQKLSPHLDMAARALGRTSGQTLRTVLLPMMRPAVLTAALLVFIETMKELSATIMLRPFNFNTLATLVYEDASRAKVEDASVAAMIIVIAGMIPVILVSRSLERRP, from the coding sequence TTGCAGTCCACATCCAAGAGCCTCAGAAGACGCTATGCCCGCTCCGGGACGGGCCTTGGTCATCCGTTGCTCGCAATCTGGGCCGTGCTCGCCTCGGCGATCGTGCTGATGCCGATGCTCGCGATTGGCTGGCTTGCCGTTTCCGGCGGCAGCGCCGATTGGCCGCATCTTATCGAGAACGTCATCCCGCGCGCGACGGGGCGAACGCTGCTGCTCGTCGCGCTTACGGGTGCGGCAACAGCTTTTATCGGTATCCTGACTGCATGGCTGGTGGCGAGTTGCGAGTTTCCGCTGCGCCGCTTCCTTTCTGCCGCGCTCGTACTGCCACTCGCGATACCCGCCTACCTCGCGGCCTACGCATTCGGCGAACTTCTCACCTTCACCGGTCCGGTCCAGGGGTTGATCCGGCTCATCTTCGGCTTCCAGACGAGCCGGGACTACTGGTTTCCGGACGTGCGCTCGCTCGGCGGCGCGGTGCTCGTGCTGAGCTCGGTGCTCTATCCCTATATCTATCTCGCCTGCCGCTCGATGTTCCTGATGCAGGGGCGCGCGGCCGCGGACGTGGCGCGCACGCTCGGCGCCGGCCCGCTCAAGGTGTTCTTCCGGATCCAGATCCCGATGGCGCGGCCTGCCATCATGATCGGCCTGACGCTCGTCGCCATGGAAACGCTTAACGACATCGGTGCGGTCGAGTTCCTGGGCGTCCAGACGCTGACCTTCTCGATCTTCGATACCTGGCTTAACCGCGGCAGCCTGGCTGGCGCCGCACAGATTGCCTGTATCATGCTGCTCTTCGTCGTCGCCCTGATGATGGTCGAGCGCGCCGCCCGTCGCAGGCAGCGCTTCTCCAGCCAGAAGACAACGGCCGCCGTCCACGATCTTGCCAGGCTTACACTGTCGGGCTGGAAAAAATGGGCGGCAACGATCGCCTGCCTGCTGCCGGTGCTCTCCGGCTTCGGCGTTCCCTTCTTTATTCTCGGAAATTACGCGCTGAACCGCATGGATCAGTTTTTGGCCCCGCGCCTTCTGAATGCGCTCTTGCACAGCATTCTGGTTTCCGCCCTGACAGCGCTCGTCGCGGTGCTTCTGGGATTTGTGCTTGCCTATGCCGCCCGCACCGGGCGTTCGCGCACCACGGAAGCAGCCGGCCGATTGGCCTCCTTCGGCTATGGTGTGCCCGGCACGGTTCTCGCGATCGGCGTGCTCTTTCCGCTGGCAGCGCTCGATAACGCCGTCGATGCGCAGATGAGAGATACGTTCGGAATTTCGACCGGCCTGCTGATGAGCGGCACCGGCTTTGCCATCGTCTACGCCTGCACCGTCCGCTTCCTTACGATGGCGGAAGGCACGCTCGAGGCCGGTTTCCAGAAATTGTCGCCGCATCTCGACATGGCGGCGCGCGCACTTGGACGCACGAGCGGCCAGACGCTGCGAACAGTGCTCCTGCCGATGATGCGACCGGCGGTGCTGACGGCGGCCCTGCTCGTTTTCATCGAGACGATGAAGGAACTCTCGGCGACCATCATGCTGAGACCGTTCAACTTCAACACGCTTGCTACTCTGGTCTACGAGGACGCCTCGCGCGCCAAGGTCGAAGACGCCTCCGTCGCGGCGATGATCATCGTCATCGCCGGCATGATCCCGGTGATCCTGGTGTCGAGATCGCTGGAACGCCGTCCCTAG
- a CDS encoding PAS domain S-box protein, which translates to MPERQYPFIDIAVHARVRDHFAKGDASVLFSRDLGRVLWANDQGASLFGIASVYDFIDAALDPNDLSLRQLRTAATQLSAVGDRRQLLVRISAGFRRLPLNASVELIRIRPGEDAVLFTTPHNGKALTTEERAARMIAGLDGPDTHMAVLDGDGAILAQSSGFDELGLSEEVRRTLVSDVARDRDRLIKRPVLTRKGELPAAIGKISDHPTLHLLFAVEAVFEDLDSEAASEGTDDNLPSPTESLDQPAADDLPAMEEPPRPGLPDTATVPADAEQDANDGAGAPDDQGELALGPDETTSAAAEPANPDEPAGATEPAAKRDDAGETHAPGFAFTPGGRAVRFVWKIDAEGRFSEISEEFASAVGPKAADVIGETFADLAQRYGLDPDHRINELLRRRDTWSGKTILWPVEGTSLKVPVDLAALPTYSRSREFDGFRGFGIVRVADAVIDERARGMELGRTAEPRPAALPPESEDETIAHGERTETGAGPGSDVAADDEAPDRDEEWVDFDSATVSAEPEDPFHGERPALRVVDAPERPSSGKIVDLDERRPGTAGTLTRGEQAAFREIARQLGEHFGTRGESEDIEEPASESAPTKPTKEPPSSAAPDTEEADETKATVAQEAPPADDETLPTPRPAVGMSSEILDRLPVGLLVHYGDELLHANPEFLQLTGYSDLESFSREGGLDALFAHGGDIVDEPDGTMTLIRQNGQLASVNAHLHSIRWEGKSALMLALAPANGSDGAQATRDGDGTAGEASRLRMEIDELRSILETATDGVVILGQEGDVRTMNGSASALFNYDEDEIRGKPFAALFAHESQKAVLDYLQGLAGHGVASVLNDGREVIGREANGGFIPLFMTIGRLSSSNGYCAVIRDITQWKRTEEELRNAKRAAETANAHKTEFLARVSHEIRTPLNAIIGFSDMMASEHFGPVGHPRYIEYAGDIGRSGRHVLDIVNDLLDISKIEAGEMDLDFSAVDINDAVSEAVSLVQPQANSQRVIIRTSLSASVPAVVADGRSIKQIALNILANAIRFTPSGGQIVVSTSYEGNGSVILRIRDTGIGMTRSELDQAMKPFRQVTTGGRKRGDGTGLGLPLTKAMTEANRAQFSINSTPNEGTLVEISFPSQRVLAN; encoded by the coding sequence ATGCCCGAGAGACAGTATCCCTTCATCGACATTGCCGTGCACGCACGGGTGCGCGATCATTTTGCCAAGGGGGATGCGTCTGTCCTGTTTTCGAGGGATCTCGGTCGCGTCTTGTGGGCCAACGACCAGGGCGCGAGCCTGTTCGGCATCGCATCCGTCTACGATTTCATCGATGCTGCTCTCGATCCGAACGATCTCTCGCTTCGCCAGCTGCGTACAGCAGCGACGCAGCTCTCAGCGGTCGGCGACCGCCGGCAATTGCTGGTTCGGATATCCGCCGGCTTCAGGCGCCTGCCCTTGAATGCGTCCGTGGAACTGATCCGCATCCGCCCGGGCGAAGATGCGGTGCTCTTCACCACCCCTCATAACGGGAAGGCCTTGACGACCGAGGAGCGCGCCGCCCGGATGATCGCGGGGCTCGACGGACCGGACACGCATATGGCCGTGCTCGACGGCGACGGCGCGATCCTTGCGCAGTCTTCCGGTTTCGATGAACTGGGTCTGTCGGAGGAGGTTCGCCGCACACTCGTTTCGGACGTTGCGCGCGATAGAGACCGGTTGATCAAGCGCCCGGTCCTGACCAGGAAGGGCGAGCTTCCCGCTGCGATCGGCAAGATATCCGACCACCCGACCCTGCACCTTCTGTTCGCGGTGGAAGCCGTCTTCGAGGATCTCGATTCCGAAGCGGCATCGGAAGGAACGGACGACAATCTGCCGTCGCCGACAGAAAGCCTCGACCAACCTGCCGCCGACGACCTGCCGGCGATGGAGGAGCCGCCTCGCCCGGGACTCCCGGACACGGCGACGGTGCCGGCGGATGCGGAGCAGGATGCGAATGACGGTGCGGGCGCGCCGGACGATCAAGGTGAATTGGCGCTTGGGCCGGACGAAACGACATCGGCCGCCGCGGAGCCTGCCAATCCCGATGAGCCTGCCGGAGCAACCGAGCCAGCCGCAAAGCGCGACGATGCCGGCGAGACCCATGCTCCCGGCTTTGCATTCACGCCCGGCGGTCGTGCCGTCCGCTTCGTATGGAAAATAGACGCGGAGGGGCGGTTCAGCGAGATCTCGGAGGAGTTTGCCTCGGCCGTCGGTCCCAAGGCTGCCGATGTGATCGGCGAGACATTTGCCGATCTCGCGCAGCGCTATGGTCTCGACCCGGACCATCGGATCAACGAGCTCCTGCGCCGGCGCGACACCTGGTCGGGCAAGACGATTCTTTGGCCGGTCGAGGGAACGAGCCTGAAGGTGCCCGTCGACCTCGCCGCGCTTCCCACCTATTCACGGTCTCGGGAATTCGACGGCTTTCGCGGCTTCGGGATCGTCCGAGTCGCAGACGCGGTCATCGACGAGAGGGCCAGAGGAATGGAGCTCGGTCGCACCGCTGAGCCTCGGCCGGCTGCCCTGCCACCGGAGAGCGAGGACGAGACCATCGCTCATGGAGAGCGGACAGAGACCGGAGCAGGACCTGGTTCCGACGTCGCGGCCGACGACGAGGCGCCCGATCGCGACGAGGAATGGGTGGACTTCGACTCCGCAACGGTTTCGGCCGAGCCAGAAGATCCCTTCCACGGCGAGCGTCCGGCACTGCGCGTCGTGGACGCGCCCGAGCGCCCATCGTCCGGCAAGATTGTGGACCTCGACGAGCGCAGGCCGGGGACGGCCGGGACGCTGACGCGGGGCGAACAAGCCGCCTTTCGCGAAATTGCAAGGCAACTCGGCGAACATTTCGGAACACGCGGGGAGAGCGAGGACATCGAGGAACCGGCCTCTGAATCGGCGCCGACAAAGCCGACAAAGGAGCCGCCCTCGAGCGCCGCCCCCGATACCGAAGAGGCAGATGAGACGAAAGCGACCGTCGCTCAGGAAGCACCTCCAGCCGACGATGAAACGCTTCCTACCCCGCGCCCGGCCGTGGGAATGAGCAGCGAGATCCTCGACCGCCTGCCTGTCGGTCTTCTCGTGCACTACGGCGACGAATTGCTGCATGCCAACCCGGAGTTCCTCCAGCTGACGGGATATAGCGATCTTGAGAGCTTCTCGCGGGAAGGCGGCCTTGACGCGCTCTTCGCCCACGGCGGCGACATCGTCGATGAGCCGGACGGAACGATGACGCTGATCCGCCAGAACGGCCAACTTGCATCGGTGAACGCGCATCTTCATTCGATCCGATGGGAGGGGAAAAGCGCGCTCATGCTTGCGCTCGCCCCGGCAAACGGGAGCGACGGCGCACAAGCGACACGCGATGGCGATGGAACTGCGGGCGAAGCAAGCCGCCTGCGGATGGAAATCGACGAGCTTCGCTCCATCCTGGAGACTGCGACCGACGGCGTCGTCATCCTCGGGCAGGAAGGCGACGTGCGGACGATGAACGGTTCGGCAAGTGCGCTCTTCAACTACGACGAAGACGAGATCCGCGGAAAACCCTTCGCCGCGCTCTTCGCCCATGAGAGCCAGAAAGCGGTGCTCGACTATCTGCAGGGTCTTGCCGGCCATGGCGTCGCGAGCGTGCTCAACGACGGCCGCGAAGTGATCGGCCGCGAGGCGAATGGAGGCTTCATCCCGCTGTTCATGACCATCGGACGGCTTTCTTCGTCCAACGGTTACTGTGCCGTCATCCGCGACATCACGCAATGGAAGCGGACCGAGGAGGAACTGCGGAATGCCAAGCGCGCCGCCGAAACGGCCAACGCGCACAAGACGGAGTTCCTGGCGAGGGTAAGCCACGAGATCCGCACGCCGCTGAACGCCATCATCGGTTTTTCCGACATGATGGCAAGCGAGCATTTCGGCCCGGTCGGCCATCCCCGTTACATCGAATATGCCGGGGATATCGGCCGCTCCGGCAGGCACGTCCTCGACATCGTCAACGATCTGCTCGACATCTCGAAGATCGAGGCTGGCGAGATGGACCTCGATTTCAGTGCCGTGGATATCAACGATGCGGTTTCCGAAGCGGTGTCGCTGGTGCAACCACAGGCCAACAGCCAGCGCGTGATCATCCGCACCTCGCTCTCGGCGTCCGTTCCGGCGGTCGTCGCGGACGGCCGGTCCATCAAGCAGATCGCACTCAATATTCTCGCGAACGCCATCCGCTTCACCCCGTCCGGCGGCCAGATCGTCGTGTCTACGTCCTACGAGGGGAATGGAAGCGTCATCCTGCGGATCCGCGACACCGGGATCGGCATGACACGCAGCGAGCTCGACCAGGCGATGAAGCCCTTCCGTCAGGTGACGACCGGCGGGCGCAAGCGCGGCGACGGCACCGGCCTCGGACTGCCGCTGACCAAGGCGATGACCGAGGCGAACCGCGCACAGTTTTCGATCAACTCCACGCCGAACGAAGGCACGCTTGTCGAAATTTCCTTCCCATCGCAACGCGTCTTGGCGAACTGA